The Shewanella sp. KX20019 genome window below encodes:
- the ccoO gene encoding cytochrome-c oxidase, cbb3-type subunit II, whose amino-acid sequence MKFNHELVEKNIGLLGIFTVIAISFGSLVEITPLLFQKDTTEPLEGQIPYTALQIEGRDIYVREGCYNCHSQMIRPLRAETERYGHYSVAGESVWDHPFQWGSKRTGPDLARVGGRYSDKWHEVHLIDPRAVVPQSNMPGFPWLAENKLDGELTGKKMDILRNLHPTHELYTDEEIAAAKDAVKDKTEMQALIAYLQSLGHALK is encoded by the coding sequence ATGAAATTTAATCATGAGTTAGTCGAGAAAAACATCGGTCTATTAGGGATCTTTACTGTCATCGCAATCAGCTTCGGTAGCTTGGTTGAGATCACTCCCCTACTTTTCCAAAAAGACACAACTGAGCCACTAGAAGGTCAGATCCCTTACACTGCTTTGCAAATTGAAGGTCGTGACATCTATGTACGTGAGGGTTGTTATAACTGTCACAGTCAGATGATCCGCCCTCTACGTGCTGAAACAGAGCGTTATGGACATTACTCGGTAGCGGGTGAGTCTGTATGGGATCACCCATTCCAGTGGGGCTCTAAGCGTACAGGTCCAGATCTAGCCCGTGTTGGCGGTCGTTACAGTGACAAGTGGCATGAAGTTCATTTAATTGATCCTCGCGCCGTTGTACCGCAGTCGAATATGCCAGGTTTTCCTTGGTTGGCAGAAAACAAGCTTGACGGCGAGTTGACTGGCAAGAAGATGGATATCCTACGCAACCTTCATCCAACACATGAACTGTATACAGATGAAGAGATTGCGGCTGCGAAAGACGCTGTGAAGGATAAGACGGAAATGCAGGCATTGATCGCTTATCTTCAATCACTTGGCCACGCGCTTAAATAA
- a CDS encoding cbb3-type cytochrome oxidase subunit 3 produces the protein MDYGTLRGIITIVVMVTFIGIFAWAYSSSRKKQFDEAANLVFSDDEQNLVSKDSGEQK, from the coding sequence ATGGATTACGGCACATTACGAGGAATAATAACCATCGTGGTAATGGTGACCTTCATCGGTATATTTGCTTGGGCATATAGCTCTAGTCGCAAAAAGCAATTCGACGAAGCAGCTAATCTTGTTTTCTCAGATGATGAGCAAAACTTGGTTTCGAAGGACTCAGGAGAGCAAAAGTAA
- the ccoP gene encoding cytochrome-c oxidase, cbb3-type subunit III produces the protein MTNFWSIWIIVLSSVVIIGCIVLLRACSKNNTGVKEGESMGHSFDGIEELNNPLPKWWSYMFYITIVFSVIYLALYPGFGSYKGLLGWTSSNQSVRTLAESKQAVIDAQAEGRWVQYDQEVKHADEKFGPIFKAYADTPLEELVKNKEALKVGGRLFLQNCAMCHGSDARGSKGFPNLTDGAWLYGGELETIKTSIMNGRHGMMPPKGGLPIEDSELPGLAEYVVKLSGREHDEALAAQGQGSFMKGCFACHGMDGTGNKFMGAPNLTDNAWLYGGSRGAIQQSVKNGRSGVMPAWKDVLGEEKVHVISAYVYSLSNK, from the coding sequence ATGACAAACTTCTGGAGTATATGGATTATCGTACTCTCGTCTGTGGTCATCATTGGTTGTATCGTTCTGCTACGCGCTTGTTCTAAGAACAACACGGGCGTAAAAGAAGGCGAATCAATGGGCCATAGCTTCGACGGTATTGAAGAGCTCAATAACCCACTACCAAAATGGTGGAGTTATATGTTTTACATTACTATCGTGTTTAGTGTTATCTACCTTGCACTTTACCCTGGTTTTGGTAGCTATAAAGGTCTTTTAGGCTGGACGAGCTCTAACCAAAGCGTACGTACTCTCGCCGAATCTAAGCAGGCTGTTATAGATGCTCAAGCGGAAGGACGTTGGGTTCAGTATGATCAAGAAGTAAAGCATGCTGACGAGAAATTTGGCCCTATCTTTAAAGCTTACGCCGATACACCATTGGAAGAGTTAGTTAAGAATAAAGAGGCGCTTAAAGTTGGCGGCCGCTTGTTCTTACAAAACTGTGCAATGTGTCATGGTAGTGATGCTCGCGGTAGCAAAGGCTTCCCTAACCTCACCGATGGTGCTTGGTTATATGGCGGTGAACTTGAAACGATTAAGACATCCATTATGAATGGCCGTCACGGTATGATGCCACCTAAAGGTGGTCTACCAATCGAAGACAGTGAACTACCAGGGCTTGCTGAATACGTAGTTAAGTTGTCTGGCCGTGAACATGACGAAGCGCTTGCAGCTCAAGGTCAAGGTTCTTTTATGAAGGGCTGTTTTGCCTGCCATGGAATGGACGGCACGGGCAACAAATTCATGGGTGCACCTAACCTAACCGATAATGCGTGGCTATATGGCGGAAGTCGTGGTGCTATTCAACAATCAGTTAAGAACGGTCGTAGCGGCGTAATGCCAGCATGGAAAGATGTATTAGGTGAAGAAAAAGTTCACGTAATCTCAGCATACGTTTATAGCTTGTCAAACAAGTAG